GGGTGGTTCGGCATTTGGATAGACAACATAACGAGGCGGCACCTCCGGGTGAATCGGTGCGCCGATTCGGCGAATATAGAACGTTGCGGCGCACCTGTTCAGCTGCGCCCAAGGCGAATCAGCTCAGCACCCAGACGGTGAGGTGTTGTGCCTGCTGAAAAATCTTTTCTCCGACACGCCGAGAAACAAAGTCCTGATAAACGCTGAGTCCCCTTCTTCCGATCACGATCGTGTCATATCCATCATGGTTGGCCTTCTCAACGATTCGGGTCGACAGATCCTGCGGGGCGTCGATCATTTCAAAACTGATCTGATTGAAAGACAAGCCCGCATCCACCAGGCACTCCTTGGCCTTGTTGATCATCGGCTCGATGTGCTTGCGCGCGTTATCTTCCTCGGCGGGCGATCGCTTACCCTGAATGACATGATAGAAAGCGATCTTGCAGTCCGATGCGCCGATCAAGGCGCTCATGGACCTTACCGCCCGCATGACCTCCTTGGATCCGTCGAATGAAACCAATATACGGTTCTGACGCACCGCGCCGCCGACGATGATCATCGGAATGCCTTGAATTTTCTTGAGCAGCTTATTGGGAACGCTTCCGAGAAGCATGTCTTTAATCTTGCTCTCGCCCTTTCTCCCGAGCACGACGGCATGATAGCCTTCATGAGATTCCCGAAAGATATCGTTGACTATTCCCAGGTTCTTGGCCTGGATTTTCTTTGAAATGGAATCCGGATCAAAACCCGCTTCGGTCAATATGGATTGGGCTTTTTCCATTGCGGCATTGATGCGCTTGTGCTGGGCAGCGATACAGGCCCTGATGTTGCCGCCGCTGAACCTGAAATCCATATCATGCTCGACTTGCCAAAAGGAGCTGGTCATCCGGGTCTCGATATGAAACAAAACGACTTCCGTGTACTTCGCGGGCATGAGGTTTGCCACATATTTGACTGCTTCCAGCGCTAAATCAGATCCATCAAATGCAATGAGAATTCTCAACCCTCGCCTGCTGTCGTCCCTTTCCTCCATCCGATCCTCCTTGATGAGATTCGTTGAAGCTTGCGTCGGCATCGTCCTTTGTTAATTTTAAAAATATTATAAGGTTGTTCGACCATTATTGACAACAAAAAACGGACGCAACGAGGGACCCGCAAAAAGGAAACACCAAAAGCCTGCAATATAGATCAGAAATTGACCTCTTCGATGAAAGAGAGGATACAGCTGTTCACCAATTCCGGCTGTTCATGGATCACCCAGTGGGTGCCGTCAGGTATACGTTTGACCTCCAATCGCTCCACATACAACCCTAATCCTTCAAGGTTTCCAGGCAACAGGGCCTCGTCCAGTTCACCCCAGATCACCAGTGTCGGCACGCGAACTTCAAACATGGCACGAGGCGCCTCCGCGATTTGTCGTATGATCACCGTTTCCGCTTCAGTGGTTGGAGGATGCAGCGGTGAAATGCGATAGTAGTTCAGACCACCCGTCAAGGCACCCGGCTGCGACCAGGCTGACACATAGTCTTGCATCAGCGCATCGGAGGGGCGCCACCGGGATTGACCTTTCGTCAGTGCATCTTTCAAGTACTGATAATCATTTCTTGACAGGATCTCTTCTGAATCCGGTGACCGAAACAGATTCATGTAGGCGCTGGCATTCTGCTGGGCGGGATTTTCCAAAAGCTCGCGCGCAAAAACTCCTGGATGGGGCGAATTGATGATGACGAGCTTTTCGACCATCTCCGGATAGCGGTTGGCAAAAGCCCAGGCGACCCCTCCCCCCCAATCATGTGCGACCAATATCATCTCCTTTTTGCCAAAATGGTAAACGAGGTTGCGGATATCCTCGACAAGCAACTTGACATGATACTGTTGGGGCAGAGACGGTTTGTCGGAAAGATTGAATCCCCTCAAGTCCGGTGCCACTGCCTGGTATTTGGTGCAGAAGGTGGTTAACTGATGTTCCCAGGCGGCCCAGAATTCGGGAAAACCATGCAGAAAAAGGATGAGTTTTCCTTGTCCCTTGGCGGCATAATGGATTTTGATGTCTTTGGAAACGGCATAGCCATGATCGAATGTATCTTTCATGCTGGGCATTGTCCTCCTCCTTGAGATCTTAGGGGTGGTGGCAAAAATTCGGATCGATTTTCTCCGGTTTCGGCATCATTGACAATAGCACTTTTTTTGAGCGAACGCTCGCTTTTTCTAATTGACAGTTCACCGGCACTTTCTCTATGATAAAAACTTCCATATTGTCTGCTTGGATCCATCATCCAGTGGTGGCAGGATCCGGCACAACTGCATAAAGGAGAGATCATGGGTGAATTGGACGCATTGTTATCGCCGTTTCGCATCAAAAGCATGACCGTACCCAATCGTGCGGTCCTCCCCCCCATGGGCACCGGACTGGCCAACCCAGACGGAACGGTCAGCGATGCCCTCCTGGCCTACATGAAGCGCCAGGCCCAAGGTGGCGTGGGCCTGTTGATTTCCGAAATAACAGGCATCGCGCCCAATGGTGTGGTGCTCAAAAAACAACTCGCCGCCTGGGATGACGCATTTCTTCCCGGGTTGAAGCAATTGGCCGCCGTTATGCACTCAGGTGGGGGCAAGGCGGCCATGCAACTGCACCATAGCGGACGCGAGAGCGCCTACATGCTGAAAAAGGGCATGGCCATCGGTCCGTCTCCCCTGCCCAGTTTGATCTATGGACAGCCCCCCCGGGAGATGACACTTCAAGACATTGACGAAATTGTGGCCGCATATGGTTCTGCAGCCGCCAGGGCCAAGGCCGCCGGCTTTGACGCCGTAGAGATTCACGGCGCACATGGATACCTGATCACTCAGTTTCTTTCCGCTATTTCCAATCAACGGTCCGATGAATTTGGCGGTGATTTCAAGAGCCGCGCACGGTTCCTTTTCGAGGTGGTCCGTTCGGTGAGAAAAAGCGTGGGCGATGATTTTCCCGTTCTGCTTCGAATCTCGGCCGAAGAGTATATCAAAAACGGATACACGGTGGATGACGTTCTCACCATTCTTCCCGATTTGATCGGCAGCGGAGTGGATATCGTCCATGCGTCCGTGGGCACCCATGGCAGTCCGGCAGGCATCACCAGCGCGCCCCCGGAGTTCGATGTGGGATTCAATGTGTGGCGTGCCGAAAAAATCAAAAAAGCCGGCCCGATTCCCGTCATTGCGGTCGGCCGCTTCAACGATCCGCGCCTGGCCAACGACGTGATTGCCCGGGGAGAGGCCGACATGGTGGCATTCGGCCGCCAGGCGCTGTGCGATCCCGATTATCTGTTAAAGGCCAGACAAGGGCGGTACGAGGATATCCGCCGTTGCATCGCATGCAACCAGGGGTGCATCGAAAGAGAGATGTTCGAAGGCAAATCGGTCCGTTGTGCCATCAATCCGGAAACCGGTATGGAGATCGACTGTCCGACGGGTCCGGTGGCCAATCCGCGTAAGGTTTGGATCGTTGGGTCCGGGCCGGCCGGCCTGACGGCCGCAGTCGAAGCCAAACGTCTCGGACATGACGTCACCGTTTTTGAAAAAGAGGCGCACACCGGTGGCAACATCCGTTACGCTTGCAAGGCGCCGCACAAGGAAATCTATCTGGACTGGATTGAATTTTTGGCGAAACAGGCAAAGGACGCCGGGGTTAGGATACAAACGAAGTCCCCGGTAACCGAAGCCATGCTGATCGAAAATCGTCCCGATGCGGTCATCGTTGCGACCGGAGGGGAAAAAATCGTTCCTCGAATCGATGGCATGGATCAGCCCCATGTGTTCGATGCCTGGCAAATCCTCGGGGAAACCGTCAAACCCGCAAAAGCTATCCTCGTGGTGGGCGGTGGGTTGATCGGCATGGAGACCGCATGTTTTGCCGCTGCCCGCGGAAGTGACGTCACCCTCATCGAACAGCTCCCCTCCTCCCCGGTGCCGAAATTTACTTCCCATGGATACAGCTTGCATAAGTACCTGCGCCAAGCCGGCGCACTGTTGCGTTTCGGTTGCGCGCTTAAAAGCATCAACCCCGATGGCGTCATCATAGAATGTGACGGCCGGGAAGAGAGGCTTTCGAGCTTTGATCAGGTCGTCATCGCAGTGGGCATGAAACCCCGAAACGAGCTGAAAACATTCCTGACAGAAAATCACATTCGCCATGTTGTGGTCGGAGATGCCTTGAAGGTCAGAAGAATCATGGAGGCGACCGAAGAAGGCGCCAGGGCTGCCTGGGAACTATAGCCGCAGCCTGCTATCCAGCACATCGCAGCACAACCGGGCGGGCCATGCGGCCAGCCCGGTTGATATTCCTTCCCGCCATCTCAAAAATCGGATGTTGTTTCTATATCGAGGCACCGACAAAGATAGGGGGCCGATTCAGGTCGTTGCCACCTCATGGATGACCGTTCTCAGGATGGCCATCTCATTAATCGAGGCCCTCCCGAATTCAATTCCGAGCCCATCGGCGTCCCTTCGGACAATTTGTCCCCTGATTTGACATCCCTTGCCCAGGCTCTGGCTGTAAAAGGATATCTGGATATCCTTGCCCACGGAAAAGGGACCCTTGGTCGCCAGATAGGCACCACTCAGGCTTATGTTCCAGATCTCACCCTGGTGGGTCCATTCATCATAGACGAAAGAGGCCGGCAAGGCGCATCTGAATCTTCTGTACCTTCGCTTCTCATTTTTCTTTTCAGGACTTTCATCCTTGATTCGACCGCTTTCGAGCAGCAGGCTCATCAAGGGAGCCTCGATGCGCCTGGGCCGCTCGGGCAGACGATATTCGAAGATGATCAACGGGTTTTCCATACCAAGGATTTCAAAGGCGCCCTCCTTGCCGCAATGTTCCCCTATTTCGGCATCGATCAACTCGCCCCGGCGGCAGTAAAGATAGCCTTTCCTGCCCCCCGACAACACTTCGATGGTGCAGGTCTTGTCCTCGAGTTCGATCATTTGAAGAAATGCAGGGATGCTGATGCCGCGCAATTGACCGCCGCTCTCGATGTCGAACTCGGTCAACAGCATGTCGAGCAGCAAATTGACATCCACCGGCAATTCGAACTGGACCTTGTATTCAAAGGCCTTGAACAAATTTGCGATCTTGGATTTCCGTTCCGCCATCACGATGAGCTTGGTCGCCTTGTGTTGCCGCAACCCTTGATCGAGAAGATCCACCTCCTTGGTGGTGATTTTGGTCCCGGCGATCACGATGTCGACCTGGATCCTCTCCAGCAGGTCGATGGCCTCCAATACCGTCCCGGCTGCGATGACTTTGAAGAAGCCTCCGGCACCGCCGAGCAACTTGATCACATTTTCGCGGACATTGGGCCGTTCTTCAATGTAAAGGAGAATCTTCATGTGTGCTTCCACCAAAAAGTCGATATTTTAGTGCTTTTCAGCGCTACACGTCCTGCCCCGCGCGAAACCCCTGGTGAATGGCGTCGATGGCCTGAGCCACCCGGCGGGCATCACCGACGCTGACACAATCGATTCCCTTCTTGGTGACGACGTCGGCCAAGGCGTTGACCGACTTGGAGCCAATGGCCAGCACCACGCTATCGGCGGCCACCATCTGTCTGCCTTCGGGCCCCTCGATCAGGATGCCTTCGGGCGTGATTTCAACCGCCTTGGTCACGGTCAATTTTTTCAAACCCGTTCGATCCATCTCCTGAAACATGCACCACTTGGTCGATCGCCCGATATCCTTTCCAATCTTATCGAGCATTTCGATCAACAAGATCTCTTTCGTGCCCTTAATCGCCAACTCATAAAGGGTTTGCGGGTCCTCTGCACGATTCACCAGAAGAAACTTGACGGCATCGCCCGACAAGGTTCCCTTTTCGGCGAGAAATAATGCGGTTTCCACGCCCACAGCACCGCCGCCGACCACCACCACCCGACGGCCGACATAGACCTTGTTCTGCAGGACGTCCCAGGCCTGAACCACATTGGGTAGGTTGGCCCCCGGTATGGCCGGCTGGATAGGCTCGGCACCCGTGGCCACGATCACGGCATCCGGTCGTTCGGCGTCGATGAGAGCTTCGTCGACCTCCTTCCCGAGGCGCACCGTCACCGGACTTACCGCCACCTGCCGGGCCAGATCTTTCGCCAATTCGCCGAATTCATCGCGTCCCGGAGGCGCCGCTGCGAGATAAAGCTGGCCACCCAGCCGGTTGCTGCGCTCGTAGAGAGTCACCTGGTGACCGCGTTCTGCGGCGGCCAGGGCCGCACTCATGCCGGCAGGGCCGCCACCGACAACCATGATCTTGCGCGGCGTTTTGACCAGGACAGGGCGCGTCTCGGCCTCCCGACCGGCCCTGGGGTTGCACAGGCACTCTACGGGCTTGAGTTTGAACAGATTATCGAAGCATCCCTGGGCGCAGGCGATGCAATGAATGATCTGGTCCTCTTTTCCAGTGCGCGATTTTTCCGGCAGGTAGGGATCCGCAATCAGGCTGCGCCCCATGGCGACCATGTCACACATGCCATCGCCGATCATGTCCCTTGCCGTATAGGGATCGTTGATGCGATGGCTGGCGATGACCGGCACCGACACCCGCTCCTTGATCCCCCTGGCCAAGTATCCGAAGACGCCCCTGGGTACTTCGGTGATGATTTGCGGGACACGCGCCTCGTGCCATCCAACGTTGATACATAGCGCGTCGACACCGGCGTTCTCCACCAGTGCCTGGGCATAGGCCTGCAATTCCAGCCGCCCCTGCCCTTTCGGCATGAAATCGTTACCATTCATCCGGACGATCACCGGAAAATCATCTCCCACTTCGCGGCGAATGGCCTGCATCACCTCCAGACCGAAGCGCATCCGGTTCTCCAGATCCCCGCCATATCGATCGTCGCGGGTATTGGTCAGCGGCGAAAGAAATTCACTGATCAGATAACCGGTGCCGCTGAGGATCTCCACGCCGTCATATCCGGCCTTTTTGACGCGCAGTGCGGCCTGGGCGAAGTGATCGATGACCTGCTCGATCTCTTCAAGCGTCAAGGCCCTGGGCGTCTCCCGGGTCATTCGCGATGCAATGGCCGATGGCGCCACCGGTTGCTTGCCATCCAAGAAGAAAGAAGAATTGTACCGCCCGGCGTGGTTGATCTGGACGGCCGCCCGGGCGCCGTTCTCCCTGATGGCCGACGCGAGCCGGGCGAGACCGGGTATGAATTCATCTTTGTGGGCGCCGATGTTTTGAGTATTGCCGGAGAGCTCATCCACCGTGGCATAGCCGACGACAATCATGCCGGCACCGCCCTTTGCCCGCTCGGCATAAAAATCGACCAACTGGTCGGTCACTTCGAAATTCACGGCCATATTCATGTGCATGGCCGGCATATAAATCCTGTTCTTGACTTCCAGATGGTTGATGACAATCGGCTCAAATAACGGATCCCGCATATCTTCCCCCTTTTTTACCTCATGGCTGGCATTGGAAATGGGTACCGCTTACCCGGTTCGTTTGTATGCCAAATAATTGGAAATCTAAGCTACTGTCAAGTCATTTGCCAAAACAAGCGCGTCTCCGTGCGGCGACCGCCGGCACGGCATCCGATCATCGATCGATGGGTCTACTTCTGCAGCGACGCAATGGTCTCGTCGACGACCGTCAATACAGGCTTCAGGGTTTCCAGTTTCATTCGCTGGATAATGTCGCGTGGTTTGTTCAATGATTTGGCGAAGGCGACCGCCTCTCCGATCAATGTCTCCAAGGTGCAGACGCGCGTGATGATTTGCCGTTCCGCGCACTCCTGGGCCGTCAAACGTCTTGCGCAATACTGCATCTCTTCCAGCAAGGGGACGGGCATCACCTTTTTCGATATGGCCATGAATACCGGTCCCAGAGTCATCCCCAAGTCCACCTCGGGCAGCGATATCCAGCCGCGATCGGCCCGCATGAATCGAAAGTCATGGGAAAAGGCCAGAAATGCGCCGCCGGCGAAAGCGTGGCCGTTGATGGCGGCAACGGTTGGCATCGGCATGGTGAGCAGGCGTTTGAACAACTTGTACATGTTGCAAAGAAAACGATTCATGGACGTTTCGCCCCCGGTTTGAACCTCCGGCAACAGCCAGTCCAGATCGATGCCATTGCACCAGATCTTGGGGTGTGCGCTGGTGACGACCAGGGCATTGGCGCCGCTGTGATCGACAATGTCATCCAATACTTCGCCGAACGCCTGGATCGAAGCGAGATTAAAGCGGTTTTCACCGTTGTTCATGGTCAATACGGCTACGTTGTCATCCATTCGGTACGCGTACATTGTGCTGTGTTCTCCTTTCTTCAGAAGCATTGCGTGCAGAGATGTATTCACTTGAATATTCCATGAGATCCGGGAAGAAAAACAGGAAATCCCTTTCCAGATCTTTGTAACTGGCTAGTATTTCCGTGACTGCCCCCAAAAAACGGTCACCGCGCGTGAGACGTCCGGCAACGCGATCGAGTACAATGGCGATCTTTTCTATATGGCGGTATCCCCCGAGCCAATCGTAAGCCACCATCCGCTTTAACAGCGGTTGAATCACCTCCGTGGATCGACCTTGTTCCGATGCTAATTGACCATACACCCTTTGACAAAAACCGGCCAAGGGTTCCTCGCTGTACCGGTGCCAATGGCGCGCCAGAAAATGATCATAGCAGACATCGATGATCACGCCCGCAAATCGCCGGCGCTGGGGACTGATCCGGGACCGACTGGCACGGGTCACTGCATGGGAATCGGAATAAGCGTCTATTTTTCGATGGAAAGCGATCCCATGTCTGATATCCGGCTCAAATCCCTCTATGGCCCTGCCTTTGACAATGTCTCCCAGCAATTGACCGCTCAGGGAGTCGTTGTTCCTGTCGGCCAGAAACAGGTGGGCTAGAAAATTCACATCGATTATCCTTAGGGCGAAACCGCAGTCATCTGTCGTGCCGCCATTTTCTCTCCTGCGTTTCCACATTGTGGAACCCGGGGCCGTGCGCGATACAGGCCCGGTTCCCAGGGAATTTAGATCTTATGGTGCTTGTATTGCAACCCTTTTCGGCGCATGAAACTGCTTTTGACGTTTAACGCCACAGCCGCTTTGCCGCAAAAGCTGTAATATGTTATGAAGATGGAGAGATCGATTGATGATCGATTGATGATCTGTGCAACCCAGCATCGCGAGGCATGCCATGAAATCCCATAAAATTCATCCCATCGTCATGGGAACAAAACAATTCGACAAGAGCATGATGACCCACCAATATGGCGCCGGAACCCCCTATACGATACCGATCTACAGTTGGTATATCGAGGGCCCGGACCAAATCGTTCTGGTGGATACCGGTGAGATGAATCCCATTCAATCCGAAGATCGCCAGAAGGCCATCAACGGGCGCATCTACACCTTCGAAGAGGGCCTTTCCCGGTGGGGCCTCACGCCCGACGATGTCGACATCGTCATCCACACCCACCTGCATAACGACCATTGCGAAAACGATTATAAATGCAGCCGTGCCAAATTTTACGTTCACGAACTGGAATTGCATCAAATCCACAATCCGCACCCCTTGGATTTCCGTTACCTCGAGGACTACATCCTGGATGTGGAGGAAAAGGGTCAGATGATCACCGTCGATGACGGCACCCAGATCTGCCCGGGAATTCGCGTCCTGCATACCCCGGCGCACACCCCCGGCGGCCTCTCCGTGGAAATCGAGACGGCACAGGGCAAAGCGGTGATTACCGGTTTCTGCATCATCGACGAAAATCTCAATCCGCCCAAGGAGATCAGGGCGATGGAAATGGAGGTCATCCCTCCGGGAACCCACGTCAATGCATACGACGCCTATGATATCCTCATGGATGTCAAGGCCAACGCGGACGTGCTGATTCCCTTGCACGAACCGCGTTTTGCAGCCATCGACACCATCGGATAACAGGGCCGGCCTCTGTCCGAATCGGCACTCCCCTTCTTCACCACCCCTACAGCAAGGAGATCTGCTTCATGAGATCCATCAGAGAGGTGCTGGAATCAAAAAACATCGCTATTTTCGGCGCGTCCCGGGAAGCCGCCAAGCCTGGTTCGCTGCTGATCGCCACCCTTCAGCAGAACGGCTTCAAAGGACGCATCGCCGGCATCAATCCCAAGGGAGGCGATTTCCAGGGCGTTGCGTTTTATCGCACCATCGAAGAGGTCCCCTTTGACGTGGACCTGGTTTCAATGATCATTCCACCTGCGGCGGTGCCCGAAGCACTCCGGTCCTGCGCCCGGAAAGGCGTCAAAGGCGTGGTGATTTCCTCGGAGGGGTTTTCAGAATCCGGTGATGCCGGCCGTGCCATCCAGGAAGAAATCCGGACCATCCTGCGCGAAGCCGATATGCGCGGATTTGGTCCCAACACCCTGGGCCTGGTGAATACCGAAACAGGGATGACGACCTCCTATTTCGCCAACCGGAACATGCTGACTCCCGGGTCCGTGGGATTTGCCGCCCAGTCGGGCATCTTCGTGGGGGCCTTGCTCATGCATATGAGCGCATTTCCAGTCTACCGAATTTCCAAGGGTCTGGGATTGGGAAACAAAGTGGATGTGGATGAAAGCGACGCCTTGGAATATCTCGCCGATGACGAGCAAACCCGAATCATAGGAATGTACCTGGAAGATATTCACGACGGTCAGCGCTTTTTCGAAGTGGCCCGCAATGCGGTCAGGCGCAAGCCCGTGATCCTGGTCAAGGGTGGAAGAAGTGAGGCGGGGGGCATGGCCACCGCGTCCCACACGGCCAGCATGGCCGTAAACGATGTGGTTCTCGATGGAGTCCTTCGTCAGGCCGGCATTTTGCGGGCAAAGACGATAGACCAAATGCTTTCCATGATCATGGGCTTCCAATGGTCGCCTCTCCCTCTGGGCAACCGGATCGCCCTGGTCACCTTCAGCGGTGCGCAGGCCATCATGTCCATTGACCGTGCTTCTGAAGTCGGTCTTGAACTGGCGCGTTTCAGTCCACAAACCCTGGATCGGATAGGCAAGGTGATATCCACGATGCCGAAACGGAAAAACCCCGTGGATACCTACCCGGACATGAACATCCACGGTTTCGAGAAAACATCGCTCACCATTCTGGAAGCCCTCTTTGAAGACGACGGTGTGGACGGCATTTTCTTTATCTCCTTTGCCTCCTATGGCGCGGACACGCTTCGGCCGCTGGCGCAGATGATCAGGGAAAAGGCCAATAAACCCGTCTTTGTTTCGCTGTTGGGAGATCCCGGGCAGGAGGATCTTTGCCGATCATTTCTCATGGAACAGGAAATTCCCTTCTTCAATTACCCCGAAACAGGCATCGAGGTATTCGCCCGCATGTGGCGGTACGCCCAGCACTTAAGAGGGTGTAAATGACGCGGGCAACGAGCGCTGTATGAAGATAACATTTGGCGCACAAGGGAGTTGTCGGGCAACTCGGCCACCTGTGGATGAGCAACAGCGAGTCGTCGTACGACCCCCTAATCCATATAGAAACCGCAAAAACGGAGAGGCTGTAACCTTTAAGGTTACAGCCTCTTGGTTTCATTTGGTGCCGCAGGGGAGATTACTTTAGACCACGTAACCTGTTGTATTTATTATTGTGGAATCTGAGTGGGTGCATGTTTTTTGCCTCTACTTGCAACCTATATGCACCCTTTTTACTCATTTTGCATAGCTCGAGAGACGCCATAAATATTGGCCGAGCGGTTCCGCGAAAATCAGTCCTTAACTCACCCTATATAGCCAATTTCATAGCAATTGCCATCTCACCTACACTGCCCTGCTCAGAACCTGAAACACCATCGCCTTTCTTGATCCTCGGAGTGCGGGAAAGCGATCTTGAGATCGCAGGTGCTTGGCCCCCTTATGATCCAGTTAATCGCCTTTATTTCCGGTAGGTTGGCGAGTGTGGCCCTATGGGGCGGGCGTCTTTCGATCAATTTCACTCGTTATCCTCACCAATGAGTAACCCCTCCTATGGTGAGTAGGAAGGTTGCAGTCTTATTGCCTCACCGCCCTTGCCAGCGCATCCCAAGCTTTAAGGGTGTATGCATGAGTGAAAGCGGCACTGGCCACGGGATGGGAGGATAGCTTAATCACGACCATCTCGGCCGCCGGGTTGATGTGAATCATCTGGCCATGGATGCCTGCTGCCTCAAAGGCGCCATCGGCGTTGTGCAGGATCCACCACTGGCTTCGATAGCTGTAACCCGGTCGAAAGCCCATGCCAGAGGCCTTGAATTTTTCGCGATCACCGCCTTTGCGCAGATCGTCGATCACTGCCTGATCAAAAATACGCTTGCCGTTGAATTCACCGCCACGTCGCACCATTTCACCGAAGCGCGCCAGATCGCGTGCGGTCGCGCACAAGCCGGCGCCTTGCAGGGGGGTGCCCGCCTTATCGATCATCACATATGCATCCGCTTCCATCCCCAATATCTGCCAGATCTGTTCAGACATCAAATCGGCCCAGTGTTCACCCGTGACGCGCGAGATGATCCAGCCCAGCACCTCGGAGTGGACCGTACGGTACACAAAGCCCGCACCGTGCTCGCCCTCTTTATGTAGGGTTTGCAAAAAGCTGTAGATGGTCGATGGACCAGCGTAATTGGGCGGCGGCGGCAGCATGCCCGCGGCAAAGGCGTAGCCGAAAATTTCAGTTGTCGGATCGGTATAGACCTCCCTGAAGCGGACCGCACCGGTCATATCCATCACTTGTCGTACGGTCATGTCGCCCCACGCGCTGTTTGCCAGTTCCGGCACATAACGAGGAACCGTGGCATTGTCATCAAGCCGGCCTTCATGGACCAGTTGCGCGGCCATCAGGCCGGTGACCGATTTTGTCATCGAAAAGAGCAGGTGAGGATTTGTGTCCGCGCCCTCGTTGTGGTAGCGCTCATAGATCAGTTTCCCCTTATGCATTACGATCAACGCATCGGTATAGGTATCGGTCATCCACTTGCCAACGGTGGTGGGCTGGCCCTTATCGTCCTCAAATGCAAAATTGGTCAAATCCCTTTCGGCGACCGGCAAGGGCGATACGGCGGTGTCGCCGCGGCGGATGTTGCGGGTGGGAACCAGCTCCCGTGTGTGCTGGAGGGTCCATCGCAACTGGGGATACTTGTTCTTGTTCTGATTGGTTATGATTTTGTCATCGGCGGGCGGGAATCCTGTCATGTACTTTAAATCGTCGAGCCGCACACTTTCCGGGGGCGGGAGCTGTTGGGCATGAAGGGTGGCGATGGACAGCATGCTAAAACTTAATGATAGTAACAACAGCGCACTAAAAAAACCTTTGTTTGGTTTCATACCTCTGATCTCCTTTGCGAGCAGGTTGTAAAGGGTGGTCTTGAAGATTTTCGATGGGGCGGGTCTGAATACTACTTAGTAACTAATGCTGGATATTTCCAGAGATTGTCAATCGGATTTTTGGCAAGAGGAATGAGGGCGGGAACACACTCGAGCTCTACCGGGGCCTTCCTTTCGCACAGAATTCAGTGGGAGTCCTCAGTG
This Desulfatitalea tepidiphila DNA region includes the following protein-coding sequences:
- a CDS encoding universal stress protein, whose amino-acid sequence is MEERDDSRRGLRILIAFDGSDLALEAVKYVANLMPAKYTEVVLFHIETRMTSSFWQVEHDMDFRFSGGNIRACIAAQHKRINAAMEKAQSILTEAGFDPDSISKKIQAKNLGIVNDIFRESHEGYHAVVLGRKGESKIKDMLLGSVPNKLLKKIQGIPMIIVGGAVRQNRILVSFDGSKEVMRAVRSMSALIGASDCKIAFYHVIQGKRSPAEEDNARKHIEPMINKAKECLVDAGLSFNQISFEMIDAPQDLSTRIVEKANHDGYDTIVIGRRGLSVYQDFVSRRVGEKIFQQAQHLTVWVLS
- a CDS encoding alpha/beta fold hydrolase — translated: MPSMKDTFDHGYAVSKDIKIHYAAKGQGKLILFLHGFPEFWAAWEHQLTTFCTKYQAVAPDLRGFNLSDKPSLPQQYHVKLLVEDIRNLVYHFGKKEMILVAHDWGGGVAWAFANRYPEMVEKLVIINSPHPGVFARELLENPAQQNASAYMNLFRSPDSEEILSRNDYQYLKDALTKGQSRWRPSDALMQDYVSAWSQPGALTGGLNYYRISPLHPPTTEAETVIIRQIAEAPRAMFEVRVPTLVIWGELDEALLPGNLEGLGLYVERLEVKRIPDGTHWVIHEQPELVNSCILSFIEEVNF
- a CDS encoding oxidoreductase; translated protein: MGELDALLSPFRIKSMTVPNRAVLPPMGTGLANPDGTVSDALLAYMKRQAQGGVGLLISEITGIAPNGVVLKKQLAAWDDAFLPGLKQLAAVMHSGGGKAAMQLHHSGRESAYMLKKGMAIGPSPLPSLIYGQPPREMTLQDIDEIVAAYGSAAARAKAAGFDAVEIHGAHGYLITQFLSAISNQRSDEFGGDFKSRARFLFEVVRSVRKSVGDDFPVLLRISAEEYIKNGYTVDDVLTILPDLIGSGVDIVHASVGTHGSPAGITSAPPEFDVGFNVWRAEKIKKAGPIPVIAVGRFNDPRLANDVIARGEADMVAFGRQALCDPDYLLKARQGRYEDIRRCIACNQGCIEREMFEGKSVRCAINPETGMEIDCPTGPVANPRKVWIVGSGPAGLTAAVEAKRLGHDVTVFEKEAHTGGNIRYACKAPHKEIYLDWIEFLAKQAKDAGVRIQTKSPVTEAMLIENRPDAVIVATGGEKIVPRIDGMDQPHVFDAWQILGETVKPAKAILVVGGGLIGMETACFAAARGSDVTLIEQLPSSPVPKFTSHGYSLHKYLRQAGALLRFGCALKSINPDGVIIECDGREERLSSFDQVVIAVGMKPRNELKTFLTENHIRHVVVGDALKVRRIMEATEEGARAAWEL
- a CDS encoding PilZ domain-containing protein encodes the protein MKILLYIEERPNVRENVIKLLGGAGGFFKVIAAGTVLEAIDLLERIQVDIVIAGTKITTKEVDLLDQGLRQHKATKLIVMAERKSKIANLFKAFEYKVQFELPVDVNLLLDMLLTEFDIESGGQLRGISIPAFLQMIELEDKTCTIEVLSGGRKGYLYCRRGELIDAEIGEHCGKEGAFEILGMENPLIIFEYRLPERPRRIEAPLMSLLLESGRIKDESPEKKNEKRRYRRFRCALPASFVYDEWTHQGEIWNISLSGAYLATKGPFSVGKDIQISFYSQSLGKGCQIRGQIVRRDADGLGIEFGRASINEMAILRTVIHEVATT
- a CDS encoding FAD-dependent oxidoreductase codes for the protein MRDPLFEPIVINHLEVKNRIYMPAMHMNMAVNFEVTDQLVDFYAERAKGGAGMIVVGYATVDELSGNTQNIGAHKDEFIPGLARLASAIRENGARAAVQINHAGRYNSSFFLDGKQPVAPSAIASRMTRETPRALTLEEIEQVIDHFAQAALRVKKAGYDGVEILSGTGYLISEFLSPLTNTRDDRYGGDLENRMRFGLEVMQAIRREVGDDFPVIVRMNGNDFMPKGQGRLELQAYAQALVENAGVDALCINVGWHEARVPQIITEVPRGVFGYLARGIKERVSVPVIASHRINDPYTARDMIGDGMCDMVAMGRSLIADPYLPEKSRTGKEDQIIHCIACAQGCFDNLFKLKPVECLCNPRAGREAETRPVLVKTPRKIMVVGGGPAGMSAALAAAERGHQVTLYERSNRLGGQLYLAAAPPGRDEFGELAKDLARQVAVSPVTVRLGKEVDEALIDAERPDAVIVATGAEPIQPAIPGANLPNVVQAWDVLQNKVYVGRRVVVVGGGAVGVETALFLAEKGTLSGDAVKFLLVNRAEDPQTLYELAIKGTKEILLIEMLDKIGKDIGRSTKWCMFQEMDRTGLKKLTVTKAVEITPEGILIEGPEGRQMVAADSVVLAIGSKSVNALADVVTKKGIDCVSVGDARRVAQAIDAIHQGFRAGQDV